One region of Pseudomonas alvandae genomic DNA includes:
- the emhB gene encoding efflux RND transporter permease subunit EmhB: MSKFFIDRPIFAWVIALVIMLVGALSILKLPINQYPSIAPPAIAIQVTYPGASAQTVQDTVVQVIEQQLNGIDNLRYVSSESNSDGSMTITATFEQGTNSDTAQVQVQNKLNLATPLLPQEVQQQGIRVTKSVRNFLMVIGVVSRDGSMTREDLSNYIVSNMQDPISRTAGVGDFQVFGAQYAMRIWLDPAKLNNFNLTPVDVSTAITAQNVQIASGQLGGLPAMPGQQLNATIIGKTRLQTAEQFKAILLKVNPDGSQVRVGDVADVALGGENYSINAQFNGAPASGLAVRLATGANALDTAKALRQTVENLKPFFPQGLEVVFPYDTTPVVSESIKGVVETLVEAVVLVFLVMFLFLQNFRATIITTMTVPVVLLGTFGILAAFGFSINTLTMFGMVLAIGLLVDDAIVVVENVERVMSEEGLSPKEATKKSMGQIQGALVGIALVLSAVLLPMAFFGGSTGVIYKQFSITIVSAMALSVLVALIFTPALCATMLKPIPKGEHGTPKRGFFGWFNRTFDRGVRSYERGVGNMLKHKAPYLLAYIIIVVGMVWLFTRIPTAFLPEEDQGVLFAQVQTPAGSSAERTQVVVDKMREFLLRPSKDGGEGDGVASVFTVTGFNFAGRGQSSGLAFIMLKPWEERNADNTVFKIAGRAQQHFFTFRDAMVFAFAPPAVMELGNATGFDVFLQDRAGIGHDKLMEARNQFLGMAAQSKILAQVRPNGLNDEPQYQLEIDDEKASALGITLSEINNTLSIALGSSYVNDFIDRGRVKRVYVQGQPNARMSPEDLQKWYVRNSAGTMVPFTAFAKGEWVYGSPKLARYNGVEAMEILGTPAPGYSTGEAMAEVEAIAKKLPAGVGISWTGLSYEERLSGSQAPALYALSLLMVFLCLAALYESWSIPIAVMLVVPLGIIGALMATSLRGLSNDVYFQVGLLTTIGLAAKNAILIVEFAKELHEQGRTLMEAAIEACRMRLRPIIMTSLAFVLGVVPLAISTGAGSGSQHAIGTGVIGGMLTATILAIFWVPLFFVTVSSMGRRKNIDQDHTPETSKEAGQ; encoded by the coding sequence ATGTCGAAATTTTTTATCGACCGTCCGATTTTCGCCTGGGTGATCGCCCTGGTGATCATGCTGGTCGGGGCTCTGTCGATCCTCAAGTTGCCGATCAACCAGTACCCGAGCATTGCGCCGCCGGCCATTGCGATCCAGGTGACCTACCCGGGCGCATCCGCGCAAACCGTGCAGGACACCGTGGTGCAGGTGATCGAGCAGCAGCTCAACGGCATCGACAACCTGCGTTACGTATCGTCGGAAAGTAACTCCGACGGCAGCATGACCATCACTGCCACCTTCGAGCAAGGCACCAACTCCGATACCGCGCAGGTCCAGGTCCAGAACAAGCTGAACCTGGCCACCCCGCTGCTGCCGCAAGAAGTGCAGCAACAGGGCATCCGCGTGACCAAGTCAGTGAGAAACTTCCTGATGGTGATCGGCGTGGTGTCGCGCGACGGCAGCATGACCCGGGAAGACCTGTCCAACTACATCGTGTCCAACATGCAGGACCCGATCTCGCGCACCGCGGGTGTTGGTGACTTCCAGGTCTTCGGCGCCCAATACGCGATGCGGATCTGGCTCGACCCGGCCAAGCTGAACAATTTCAACCTGACCCCGGTGGATGTGAGCACGGCGATTACCGCGCAGAACGTCCAGATCGCTTCCGGCCAGCTTGGCGGCCTGCCGGCCATGCCCGGCCAGCAACTGAACGCCACCATCATCGGCAAGACCCGCTTGCAGACCGCCGAGCAGTTCAAGGCAATCCTGCTCAAGGTCAACCCGGACGGCTCGCAAGTGCGTGTCGGCGACGTGGCCGATGTGGCCCTGGGCGGTGAGAACTACAGCATCAACGCGCAGTTCAACGGTGCCCCGGCCTCCGGCCTGGCGGTGCGACTGGCGACTGGCGCCAACGCCCTCGACACGGCCAAGGCCCTGCGCCAGACCGTGGAAAACCTCAAGCCGTTCTTCCCGCAAGGTCTGGAAGTGGTGTTCCCCTACGACACCACGCCGGTGGTGAGCGAATCGATCAAGGGTGTGGTTGAAACCCTGGTCGAGGCGGTCGTACTGGTGTTCCTGGTGATGTTCCTGTTCTTGCAGAACTTCCGCGCCACCATCATCACCACGATGACCGTACCCGTGGTACTGCTCGGCACCTTCGGCATCCTCGCGGCGTTCGGCTTCAGCATCAACACCCTGACCATGTTCGGCATGGTGCTGGCCATCGGCTTGCTGGTGGACGACGCCATCGTCGTGGTGGAAAACGTCGAACGGGTGATGAGCGAAGAAGGCCTGTCGCCCAAGGAAGCCACCAAGAAATCCATGGGCCAGATACAGGGCGCCCTGGTGGGTATCGCCCTGGTGCTCTCGGCGGTATTGCTGCCGATGGCGTTCTTCGGCGGCTCCACCGGTGTGATCTACAAGCAGTTCTCCATCACTATCGTCTCGGCCATGGCCCTGTCGGTCCTGGTGGCCCTGATTTTCACCCCGGCCCTGTGCGCCACGATGCTCAAACCAATCCCCAAGGGTGAGCACGGCACGCCGAAACGCGGCTTCTTCGGTTGGTTCAACCGCACCTTCGACCGTGGCGTCAGGAGCTACGAACGCGGCGTGGGCAATATGCTCAAGCACAAGGCCCCGTACCTGCTGGCCTACATCATCATCGTGGTTGGCATGGTCTGGCTGTTCACCCGCATCCCGACGGCGTTCCTGCCGGAAGAAGACCAGGGCGTACTGTTTGCCCAGGTGCAGACACCGGCCGGTTCCAGCGCCGAGCGTACCCAGGTGGTGGTGGACAAGATGCGTGAGTTCCTGCTGCGTCCGAGCAAGGACGGCGGCGAAGGCGATGGCGTGGCCTCGGTGTTCACCGTGACCGGCTTCAACTTTGCCGGTCGTGGCCAGAGCTCCGGCCTGGCGTTCATCATGCTTAAGCCGTGGGAAGAGCGTAACGCGGATAACACCGTGTTCAAGATCGCCGGCCGCGCCCAGCAACACTTCTTCACCTTCCGCGACGCGATGGTGTTCGCCTTCGCCCCCCCAGCGGTGATGGAACTGGGTAACGCCACCGGTTTCGACGTGTTCCTGCAGGATCGCGCCGGCATCGGTCACGACAAGCTGATGGAAGCCCGCAACCAGTTCCTGGGCATGGCGGCCCAGAGCAAAATACTGGCCCAGGTGCGTCCAAACGGCCTGAACGATGAACCGCAATACCAGTTGGAAATCGATGACGAGAAGGCCAGTGCCCTGGGCATTACCCTCTCGGAGATCAACAACACCCTGTCGATTGCCTTGGGCAGTAGCTATGTGAACGACTTCATCGACCGTGGTCGGGTGAAACGGGTGTACGTCCAGGGCCAGCCGAACGCACGCATGAGCCCCGAAGACCTGCAGAAGTGGTACGTGCGCAACAGCGCCGGGACCATGGTGCCGTTCACGGCGTTCGCCAAGGGTGAGTGGGTCTACGGCTCGCCGAAACTGGCTCGTTACAACGGCGTGGAAGCGATGGAAATCCTCGGCACCCCGGCGCCCGGCTATTCCACCGGTGAAGCCATGGCCGAAGTCGAAGCCATCGCCAAGAAGCTGCCGGCCGGTGTCGGCATTTCCTGGACGGGCCTGTCCTACGAGGAACGTCTGTCGGGCTCCCAGGCGCCGGCGTTGTATGCCTTGTCGCTGCTGATGGTGTTCCTGTGCCTGGCAGCGCTGTATGAGAGCTGGTCGATTCCGATCGCGGTCATGCTCGTGGTGCCCCTGGGGATCATCGGGGCGCTGATGGCGACCAGCCTGCGCGGCCTGTCCAACGACGTGTACTTCCAGGTGGGCTTGCTGACGACCATCGGCCTGGCGGCGAAAAACGCCATCCTGATCGTCGAGTTCGCCAAGGAACTCCACGAACAGGGCCGGACCCTGATGGAAGCTGCCATCGAAGCCTGTAGGATGCGTCTGCGGCCGATCATCATGACGTCCCTGGCGTTCGTCCTCGGCGTGGTTCCGCTGGCGATTTCCACCGGCGCCGGCTCGGGCAGCCAGCACGCCATCGGTACCGGCGTGATTGGCGGTATGCTCACCGCGACCATCCTGGCAATCTTCTGGGTGCCCTTGTTCTTCGTGACGGTGTCGTCGATGGGTCGTCGCAAGAATATCGACCAGGACCACACTCCTGAAACTTCTAAAGAGGCTGGCCAATGA
- the pcaC gene encoding 4-carboxymuconolactone decarboxylase: protein MDEKQRYDEGMQVRRAVLGDAHVDRSLNALTEFNSEFQEMITRHAWGDIWTRPGLPRHTRSLITIAMLIGMNRNEELKLHLRAAANNGVSRSEIKEVIMQSAIYCGIPAANATFHLAESVWDELGVESRA, encoded by the coding sequence GTGGACGAGAAACAACGTTACGACGAAGGCATGCAGGTACGCCGCGCCGTGCTGGGCGATGCCCACGTGGACCGCAGCCTCAACGCCCTGACTGAATTCAACAGCGAATTCCAGGAGATGATCACCCGTCACGCCTGGGGCGACATCTGGACCCGCCCGGGACTGCCGCGCCATACCCGCAGCCTGATCACCATCGCCATGCTGATCGGTATGAACCGCAACGAAGAACTCAAGCTGCACCTGCGCGCCGCCGCCAACAACGGCGTGAGCCGCAGCGAGATCAAGGAAGTGATCATGCAGAGCGCCATCTACTGCGGCATCCCGGCAGCCAACGCCACCTTTCACCTGGCCGAATCGGTCTGGGATGAACTGGGCGTCGAATCACGGGCTTAA
- a CDS encoding MFS family transporter, whose amino-acid sequence MTTPTSHYTGEERSKRIFAIVGASSGNLVEWFDFYVYAFCAIYFAPAFFPSDNPTVQLVNTAGVFAAGFLMRPIGGWIFGRVADRHGRKNSMMISVLMMCFGSLLIACLPTYKDIGVWAPLLLLFARLLQGLSVGGEYGTTATYMSEVALKGQRGFFASFQYVTLIGGQLLAVSLVVILQQFLNEDELRAYGWRIPFVVGAIAAVISLFLRRSLKETSSKEMRENKDAGSIAALFRDHKAAFITVLGYTAGGSLIFYTFTTYMQKYLVNTAGLHAKTASYIMTGALFLYMCMQPLFGMLADKIGRRNSMLWFGGLGALCTVPILLTLKSISSPFLAFVLITFALAIVSFYTSISGLVKAEMFPPEVRALGVGLAYAVANAIFGGSAEYVALSLKAQGMENAFYWYVTVMMVVAFLFSLRLPKQPTYLHHDL is encoded by the coding sequence ATGACCACCCCAACCAGCCACTACACCGGTGAGGAGCGCAGCAAGCGCATCTTCGCCATCGTCGGTGCCTCATCCGGCAACCTGGTCGAATGGTTCGACTTCTACGTCTACGCGTTCTGTGCGATTTACTTCGCGCCGGCCTTCTTCCCCTCGGACAACCCGACGGTGCAACTGGTCAACACGGCCGGTGTGTTCGCCGCCGGATTCCTGATGCGACCCATCGGCGGCTGGATCTTCGGGCGAGTGGCGGACCGTCATGGGCGCAAGAACTCAATGATGATCTCGGTGCTGATGATGTGTTTCGGCTCGTTGCTCATCGCCTGCCTGCCCACCTACAAGGACATCGGCGTCTGGGCACCGCTGTTGCTGTTGTTCGCACGCCTGCTGCAAGGCCTGTCGGTCGGCGGCGAGTACGGCACCACCGCCACCTACATGAGCGAAGTCGCCCTGAAAGGCCAGCGTGGCTTCTTTGCGTCGTTCCAGTACGTGACTCTGATTGGCGGACAACTGCTGGCGGTGTCGCTGGTGGTGATCCTGCAACAGTTTCTCAACGAAGACGAACTGCGTGCCTATGGCTGGCGGATTCCGTTCGTGGTGGGCGCGATAGCGGCCGTGATATCCCTGTTCCTGCGCCGTTCCTTGAAGGAAACCAGCAGCAAGGAAATGCGCGAAAACAAGGACGCCGGCAGCATCGCCGCGCTGTTTCGCGACCACAAGGCCGCGTTCATCACCGTGCTCGGCTACACCGCCGGTGGCTCGCTGATTTTCTACACCTTCACCACCTACATGCAGAAATACCTGGTGAACACCGCCGGCCTGCACGCCAAGACCGCCAGCTACATCATGACCGGCGCGCTGTTCCTCTATATGTGCATGCAGCCGCTGTTCGGCATGCTGGCGGACAAGATCGGCCGGCGTAACTCCATGCTCTGGTTCGGTGGCCTTGGGGCGCTATGCACGGTGCCGATCCTGCTGACGCTGAAAAGCATCAGCAGCCCGTTTTTGGCCTTTGTGCTGATCACGTTCGCGCTGGCGATCGTCAGTTTCTATACCTCCATCAGTGGCCTGGTGAAAGCCGAAATGTTTCCACCTGAAGTGCGCGCGCTGGGAGTAGGGTTGGCTTACGCGGTGGCCAATGCGATTTTTGGTGGATCGGCGGAATACGTCGCCTTGAGCCTGAAAGCCCAAGGCATGGAGAACGCGTTTTATTGGTATGTCACGGTGATGATGGTGGTGGCGTTCCTGTTCAGCCTGCGCCTGCCCAAGCAACCGACGTATTTGCACCATGATCTTTGA
- the pcaG gene encoding protocatechuate 3,4-dioxygenase subunit alpha, translated as MTLNATTSHTVGPYYHIGLTWLNREDLTVAETLGQRVAITGQVVDGNGQFVNDAMLEVWQANAAGKYAHPEDDQNKPLDPHFDGFGRVPVDAEGRFRFTTIKPGTVPGLGGTTQAPHLVVLVFARGLVKHLLTRIYFDGEPANEADPLLACVPEERRGTLVAKPDTSGVYQWNVILQGTDAETVFFDY; from the coding sequence ATGACGCTCAACGCCACTACGTCCCACACCGTCGGGCCTTACTACCACATCGGCCTGACGTGGCTGAACCGCGAAGACCTGACCGTTGCCGAGACGCTCGGCCAGCGCGTGGCGATCACCGGGCAGGTGGTCGATGGCAACGGCCAGTTCGTCAACGACGCGATGCTGGAAGTCTGGCAGGCCAACGCCGCTGGCAAATACGCGCACCCGGAAGACGACCAAAACAAACCCCTGGACCCACATTTTGACGGTTTTGGTCGGGTGCCGGTGGATGCCGAAGGACGCTTCCGCTTCACGACGATCAAGCCCGGCACTGTGCCGGGGCTGGGGGGCACGACCCAGGCGCCGCATCTGGTGGTGCTGGTGTTCGCTCGCGGGCTGGTCAAGCATCTGCTGACGCGGATCTATTTCGATGGCGAGCCCGCCAACGAAGCCGATCCGCTGCTGGCCTGCGTTCCCGAGGAACGTCGCGGTACCCTCGTCGCCAAGCCCGATACGTCGGGCGTGTATCAGTGGAATGTGATCCTGCAGGGCACGGATGCCGAGACGGTGTTCTTCGATTATTGA
- the adeC gene encoding AdeC/AdeK/OprM family multidrug efflux complex outer membrane factor — protein sequence MSKSLLSLTIAAVVLSGCSLIPDYQRPEAPVAAQYPQGPAYEPANAPGQAAAEQGWKQFFHDPALQQLIQVALENNRDLRVAALNIDAYAAQYRIQRADLFPAVSATGSGSRQRVPARASQTGEAAISSSYSATLGISAYELDLFGRVRSLSEQALQSYFATEEARRSTQISLVANVANAYLTWQADKELLKLTQETLGTYEQSLKLTSRSAEVGVASALDLSQARTAVENARVQLARYTRQVAQDENSLTLLLGTGLPANLRTQPLSDDLLSEVPAGLPSDLLQRRPDILQAERNLLAANANIGAARAAFFPSISLTANAGTLSPDLSGLFKGGSGTWTFAPQINLPIFNAGSLRASLDYAKIQKDINVAQYEKSIQTAFQEVSDGLAARQTYNEQLQAQTDFVAANQDYYRLAERRYRIGVDSNLTFLDAQRQLFSAQQSLITDRLAQLTSEVNLYKALGGGWNAETGKNEPVAEKAPETKLF from the coding sequence ATGAGCAAGTCGCTACTTTCCCTGACCATCGCCGCCGTCGTGCTCAGCGGTTGCTCGCTGATCCCCGACTATCAGCGGCCCGAAGCACCGGTCGCGGCGCAATACCCGCAGGGCCCGGCCTACGAGCCAGCCAATGCGCCCGGCCAGGCTGCCGCCGAACAGGGTTGGAAGCAGTTCTTCCATGACCCTGCGCTGCAGCAATTGATCCAGGTCGCCCTGGAAAACAACCGCGACCTGCGCGTCGCGGCGCTGAACATCGATGCCTACGCCGCGCAGTACCGCATCCAGCGCGCGGACCTGTTTCCGGCAGTCTCGGCCACCGGCTCCGGCAGCCGCCAGCGGGTACCGGCACGGGCTTCGCAAACCGGCGAAGCGGCGATCAGCAGTTCCTACTCGGCAACATTGGGGATCAGCGCCTACGAGCTGGACCTGTTCGGTCGCGTCCGCAGCCTGAGCGAGCAAGCCTTGCAAAGCTACTTCGCTACCGAAGAAGCCCGCCGCAGCACGCAGATCAGCCTGGTGGCCAACGTCGCCAATGCCTACCTGACCTGGCAGGCCGACAAGGAACTGCTCAAGCTGACCCAGGAAACCCTGGGCACGTACGAGCAGAGCCTGAAGTTGACCTCCCGCAGCGCCGAAGTTGGCGTGGCCTCGGCCCTGGACCTGAGCCAGGCGCGCACGGCGGTGGAAAACGCCCGCGTGCAACTGGCCCGCTACACCCGCCAGGTGGCCCAGGATGAAAACAGCCTGACCCTGCTGCTGGGCACCGGCCTGCCGGCCAACCTGCGCACCCAACCGTTGAGCGATGACCTGCTCAGCGAAGTGCCGGCCGGTTTGCCGTCGGACCTGTTGCAACGTCGTCCGGACATCCTCCAGGCCGAACGCAACCTGCTCGCCGCCAACGCCAACATCGGCGCCGCGCGGGCCGCGTTCTTCCCGAGCATCAGCCTGACGGCCAACGCCGGCACCCTGAGCCCGGACCTGTCCGGCCTGTTCAAGGGCGGTTCGGGCACTTGGACGTTCGCGCCGCAGATCAACCTGCCGATCTTCAACGCTGGCAGCCTGCGGGCGAGCCTGGATTACGCCAAGATCCAGAAAGACATCAACGTCGCGCAGTACGAGAAGTCGATTCAGACGGCGTTCCAGGAAGTCTCCGACGGCCTGGCCGCGCGCCAGACCTACAACGAGCAGTTGCAGGCCCAGACCGACTTCGTCGCCGCCAACCAGGACTACTACCGCCTGGCCGAGCGTCGCTACCGCATCGGTGTCGACAGCAACCTGACCTTCCTCGACGCCCAGCGCCAGTTGTTCAGCGCGCAACAATCGCTGATCACCGACCGCCTTGCGCAACTGACCAGCGAGGTCAATTTGTACAAGGCCCTGGGCGGTGGCTGGAATGCCGAGACGGGCAAGAACGAACCGGTGGCGGAGAAGGCGCCGGAAACGAAGTTGTTCTGA
- a CDS encoding OprD family porin: MKPTQHLFPSLIAVALSSTALPVLAAESGFVEDAKATLNLRNFYFNRNFTNDNAAQGKAEEWTQSFILDAKSGFTQGTVGFGVDVLGMYSVKLDGGRGTAGTQLLPVHDDGRPADDFGRLGVALKAKVSKTELKVGEWMPVLPILRSDDGRSLPQTFRGGQVTSTEINGLSLYGGQFRANSPRNDASMEDMSMNGRGAFTSDRFNFGGGEYAFNEKRTQVGVWYAELSDIYQQQYFNLTHSQPIGDWTLGANLGYFTGKEDGSALAGDLDNKTAFAMLSAKYGGNTFYVGLQKIGGDDAWMRVNGTSGGTLANDSYNSSYDNAKEKSWQVRHDFNFAAVGVPGLTLMNRYISGDNVHTATVDDGKEWGRETELAYTVQSGALKSLNVKWRNSTMRRDFSTNEFDENRLIVSYPISLL, translated from the coding sequence ATGAAGCCCACACAGCACCTGTTCCCCAGCCTCATTGCCGTCGCCCTGAGCAGTACCGCCCTGCCCGTCCTGGCGGCGGAGTCGGGGTTTGTCGAAGACGCCAAGGCCACGCTGAACCTGCGCAACTTCTACTTCAACCGCAACTTCACCAACGACAACGCCGCCCAAGGCAAAGCCGAAGAATGGACCCAGAGTTTCATCCTCGACGCCAAGTCCGGCTTCACTCAAGGCACGGTCGGTTTCGGCGTGGACGTGCTGGGCATGTACTCGGTCAAGCTCGACGGCGGTCGCGGCACCGCCGGCACCCAATTGTTGCCAGTGCATGACGACGGTCGCCCGGCCGATGACTTCGGTCGCCTCGGTGTCGCCCTCAAGGCCAAGGTCTCGAAGACCGAACTGAAGGTCGGCGAGTGGATGCCGGTGCTGCCGATCCTGCGCTCCGACGACGGTCGTTCCCTGCCCCAGACTTTCCGTGGCGGCCAGGTCACTTCGACCGAAATCAACGGCCTGAGCCTCTACGGCGGCCAGTTCCGCGCCAACAGCCCGCGCAACGACGCGAGCATGGAAGACATGTCGATGAACGGCCGTGGTGCCTTCACCTCCGACCGTTTCAACTTCGGCGGCGGTGAATACGCCTTCAACGAAAAACGCACCCAGGTCGGCGTCTGGTACGCGGAACTGTCCGACATCTACCAGCAGCAGTATTTCAACCTGACCCACAGCCAGCCGATCGGCGACTGGACCCTGGGCGCCAACCTTGGTTACTTCACCGGCAAGGAAGACGGCAGCGCGCTGGCCGGCGACCTCGACAACAAAACCGCGTTCGCCATGCTTTCCGCCAAATACGGCGGCAACACCTTCTACGTCGGCCTGCAGAAAATCGGCGGCGATGATGCCTGGATGCGCGTCAACGGCACCAGCGGCGGCACCCTGGCGAACGATAGCTACAACTCCAGCTACGACAACGCCAAGGAAAAATCCTGGCAAGTGCGCCATGACTTCAACTTCGCTGCTGTCGGCGTGCCGGGCCTGACCCTGATGAACCGCTACATCAGCGGTGACAACGTGCACACCGCCACCGTCGATGACGGCAAGGAATGGGGCCGTGAAACCGAACTGGCCTACACCGTGCAGAGCGGTGCGCTGAAGAGCCTGAACGTGAAGTGGCGTAACTCGACGATGCGCCGGGACTTCAGCACCAATGAGTTCGATGAGAACCGGTTGATCGTCAGCTATCCGATCAGTTTGTTGTAA
- a CDS encoding 3-carboxy-cis,cis-muconate cycloisomerase, with the protein MSERPANQLFDAYFTARDMREIFCDAGRVQAMLDVEAALARAEARVGLIPQDAVAPIENACRAQLYDFSALSEAIASAGNSAIPLVKALGKRIATDSAEAERYVHLGATSQDVMDSGLVLQLRQALALIEEELAQLAVILARQADRYAATPLAGRTWLQHATPVTLGMKIAGWLGAVTRSRQRLRELKPRLLVLQFGGASGTLAALGEQALPVAEALAAELQLTLPEQPWHTQRDRLVEFGAVLGLVAGSLGKLGRDISLLMQTEAGEAFEPSAPGKGGSSTMPHKRNPVGAAVLIGAATRVPGLLSTLFSAMPQEHERSLGLWHAEWETLPEICCLVSGALQQARLLAEGLDVDAARMARNLELTQGLVLAEAVSIVLAQRVGRDTAHHLLEQCCKRAVAEQRHLRAVLGDEPQVTAQLSTTELDHLLDPAHYLGQAQTWVARAVAEHLALNA; encoded by the coding sequence ATGAGCGAACGACCGGCCAATCAGCTGTTCGATGCCTACTTCACCGCCCGCGACATGCGCGAGATCTTCTGTGATGCGGGGCGGGTCCAGGCGATGCTGGATGTCGAGGCCGCGCTGGCCCGGGCCGAGGCGCGAGTAGGGCTGATTCCCCAGGACGCGGTGGCACCGATCGAGAACGCCTGCCGTGCCCAGCTGTACGATTTTTCCGCGTTGAGCGAAGCGATTGCCAGCGCCGGCAATTCGGCGATCCCGCTGGTGAAAGCGTTGGGCAAGCGCATCGCCACCGACAGCGCCGAGGCTGAACGCTACGTGCACCTGGGCGCCACCAGCCAGGATGTGATGGACAGCGGGTTGGTGCTGCAACTGCGCCAGGCGCTGGCGCTGATCGAGGAAGAGTTGGCGCAACTGGCCGTCATCCTGGCCCGACAAGCTGACCGCTATGCCGCCACACCGCTGGCCGGGCGCACCTGGTTGCAACACGCCACGCCGGTGACCCTGGGCATGAAAATCGCCGGTTGGCTGGGGGCGGTTACCCGCAGCCGACAACGCCTGCGCGAACTCAAGCCGCGTCTGCTGGTGCTGCAATTCGGCGGTGCCTCCGGGACACTTGCCGCGTTGGGTGAACAGGCGCTGCCGGTGGCCGAAGCTCTGGCCGCCGAGCTGCAACTGACCCTGCCGGAACAACCGTGGCACACCCAGCGCGATCGTCTGGTGGAGTTCGGCGCGGTGCTGGGGTTGGTCGCCGGTAGCCTGGGCAAATTGGGGCGCGACATCAGCCTGTTGATGCAGACCGAGGCCGGCGAAGCGTTCGAGCCGTCGGCGCCAGGCAAGGGCGGTTCGTCGACCATGCCCCACAAGCGCAACCCGGTTGGTGCGGCGGTGCTGATCGGCGCGGCGACGCGCGTGCCTGGCTTGTTGTCGACACTGTTCAGCGCCATGCCCCAGGAACACGAGCGCAGCCTGGGCCTGTGGCACGCCGAATGGGAAACCCTGCCGGAGATCTGTTGCCTGGTCTCCGGTGCCTTGCAACAGGCGCGACTGCTGGCCGAAGGGTTGGACGTGGATGCGGCGCGCATGGCCCGCAACCTGGAACTGACCCAGGGGTTGGTGCTGGCGGAAGCGGTGAGCATCGTCCTGGCCCAACGTGTGGGGCGCGATACCGCGCATCACTTGCTCGAACAATGCTGCAAGCGCGCCGTGGCCGAACAGCGGCATCTGCGCGCTGTGCTGGGGGATGAACCCCAGGTCACCGCGCAGTTGTCCACGACCGAGCTCGATCATCTGCTCGACCCGGCCCATTACCTCGGCCAGGCCCAGACCTGGGTTGCCCGGGCCGTGGCCGAACACCTTGCCCTGAATGCCTGA
- the pcaD gene encoding 3-oxoadipate enol-lactonase produces MGFVKLAEGDLNYRFDGPQDAPVLVLSNSLGTDLHMWDEQIPAFSEHFRVLRFDTRGHGQSLVTEGPYSIEQLGRDVLAMLDQLNIDKVHFCGLSMGGLIGQWLGIHAGERLRKLVVCNTAAKIGDPSVWNPRIETVLRDGKDAMVALRDASIARWFTPDFAEAQPATAKKITDMLAATSPQGYAANCAAVRDADFREQLMSIRVPLLVIAGTGDAVTPPSGGHFIQERVSGAEYAEFYAAHLSNVQAGAAFSARVVDFLLDSGRA; encoded by the coding sequence GTGGGATTCGTCAAACTCGCCGAAGGCGATCTGAACTACCGATTCGATGGGCCGCAAGACGCCCCGGTGCTGGTGCTCTCCAACTCCCTGGGCACTGATTTGCATATGTGGGACGAGCAGATTCCTGCCTTTAGCGAGCATTTTCGCGTGCTGCGTTTCGATACGCGGGGGCATGGCCAGTCGCTGGTGACCGAAGGTCCCTATAGCATCGAACAACTGGGCCGCGATGTGCTGGCGATGCTGGATCAGTTGAATATCGACAAGGTGCACTTCTGCGGCCTTTCCATGGGCGGGTTGATCGGCCAGTGGCTGGGCATCCATGCCGGTGAACGCCTGCGCAAATTGGTGGTGTGCAACACGGCGGCCAAGATCGGCGATCCGTCGGTGTGGAACCCGCGCATCGAAACCGTGCTGCGTGATGGCAAGGATGCGATGGTGGCGTTGCGTGACGCCTCGATTGCCCGTTGGTTTACCCCGGACTTTGCCGAGGCCCAGCCTGCGACGGCAAAAAAAATCACCGACATGCTGGCCGCCACGTCGCCCCAAGGTTATGCAGCCAACTGCGCGGCGGTGCGTGATGCCGATTTCCGCGAGCAATTGATGTCGATTCGCGTGCCGCTGCTGGTGATCGCCGGCACCGGAGATGCGGTGACGCCGCCGTCGGGCGGGCACTTCATCCAGGAGCGCGTCAGTGGGGCCGAGTACGCCGAGTTTTACGCTGCACATCTTTCCAACGTCCAGGCCGGTGCTGCGTTCAGCGCGCGGGTGGTGGATTTCCTGCTTGATTCCGGCCGGGCCTGA